The Zonotrichia albicollis isolate bZonAlb1 chromosome 6, bZonAlb1.hap1, whole genome shotgun sequence genome window below encodes:
- the MOB2 gene encoding MOB kinase activator 2 isoform X4, with translation MDWLMGKSKGKPNGKKPAPEEKKLYLEPEYTKSRITDFEFKELVMLPREIDLNEWLASNTTTFFHHINLQYSTISEFCTGESCQTMAVCNTQYYWYDERGKKIKCTAPQYVDFVMSSVQKLVTDEDVFPTKYGKEFPNSFESLVKKICKYLFHVLAHIYSSHFKETLALELHGHLNTLYTHFILFIREFNLVDPKETTIMDDLTEVLCSSSGSSSNGSGNGSSNSAGAQNHVKER, from the exons GAAGTCCAAGGGAAAGCCAAATGGTAAGAAGCCAGCACCAGAAGAGAAGAAGCTTTACCTAGAGCCAGAATACACAAAATCCAGAATTACCGATTTCGAGTTTAAGGAACTAGTGATGTTACCACGGGAAATAGACCTCAATGAGTGGCTTGCCAGCAACA caacAACTTTCTTTCATCACATCAACTTACAGTATAGTACAATCTCAGAATTCTGTACAGGAGAGTCATGTCAGACCATGGCAGTGTGCAATAC ACAGTACTACTGGTATGATGAGCGGGGAAAGAAGATCAAGTGCACTGCTCCTCAGTACGTTGACTTCGTCATGAGTTCGGTGCAGAAGCTAGTGACAGATGAGGACGTCTTTCCAACGAAATACG GCAAGGAATTCCCAAACTCATTTGAGTCCCTAGTGAAGAAGATCTGCAAGTACCTGTTCCATGTGCTGGCCCATATCTACTCCTCACACTTTAAGGAGACTTTGGCACTGGAGCTGCACGGACATTTAAACACACTCTACACACACTTTATCCTATTCATCAGGGAGTTCAACCTCGTGGACCCTAAAGAGACCACCATCATGGATGACCTCACAGAggtcctctgcagcagcagcgggaGCAGCAGTAACGGGAGCGGCAACGGGAGCAGCAACAGCGCAGGAGCACAGAACCACGTGAAAGAGAGATGA
- the MOB2 gene encoding MOB kinase activator 2 isoform X3, with the protein MRLRRNGSYTLNGKSKGKPNGKKPAPEEKKLYLEPEYTKSRITDFEFKELVMLPREIDLNEWLASNTTTFFHHINLQYSTISEFCTGESCQTMAVCNTQYYWYDERGKKIKCTAPQYVDFVMSSVQKLVTDEDVFPTKYGKEFPNSFESLVKKICKYLFHVLAHIYSSHFKETLALELHGHLNTLYTHFILFIREFNLVDPKETTIMDDLTEVLCSSSGSSSNGSGNGSSNSAGAQNHVKER; encoded by the exons GAAGTCCAAGGGAAAGCCAAATGGTAAGAAGCCAGCACCAGAAGAGAAGAAGCTTTACCTAGAGCCAGAATACACAAAATCCAGAATTACCGATTTCGAGTTTAAGGAACTAGTGATGTTACCACGGGAAATAGACCTCAATGAGTGGCTTGCCAGCAACA caacAACTTTCTTTCATCACATCAACTTACAGTATAGTACAATCTCAGAATTCTGTACAGGAGAGTCATGTCAGACCATGGCAGTGTGCAATAC ACAGTACTACTGGTATGATGAGCGGGGAAAGAAGATCAAGTGCACTGCTCCTCAGTACGTTGACTTCGTCATGAGTTCGGTGCAGAAGCTAGTGACAGATGAGGACGTCTTTCCAACGAAATACG GCAAGGAATTCCCAAACTCATTTGAGTCCCTAGTGAAGAAGATCTGCAAGTACCTGTTCCATGTGCTGGCCCATATCTACTCCTCACACTTTAAGGAGACTTTGGCACTGGAGCTGCACGGACATTTAAACACACTCTACACACACTTTATCCTATTCATCAGGGAGTTCAACCTCGTGGACCCTAAAGAGACCACCATCATGGATGACCTCACAGAggtcctctgcagcagcagcgggaGCAGCAGTAACGGGAGCGGCAACGGGAGCAGCAACAGCGCAGGAGCACAGAACCACGTGAAAGAGAGATGA